CATGCTTGTTCAGAGGGCGTTGAAGGGAGTTAAACCAGGTGTCAAAACTGTGGGGCGGACGTTTTACCAAGAAAACGGATCAGTTGGTGGAAGCATACACGGCTTCCATCCTGTTTGATAAAGAATTGGCGGAAGAAGACATCGCGGGCAGTTTGGCGCATGTTGCGATGCTGGGCAAATGCGGCATTCTCCCCGAAGAAGATGTGGAAAAAATCAAAGACGGCCTGCACAAAGTGATGGCGAAAATCCGCCACGGCGAAATGGAGTATTCCATAGCCGACGAAGACATCCATATGAACATTGAAAAAACGCTGATCGACGAAATCGGTCCGGTCGGCGGCAAACTGCACACCGCGCGCAGCCGCAACGATCAGGTGGCGACGGATATGCACTTGTATTTGCGCAGCCGTGTCGTGGAGCTGGTCGATTTGCTGGCGAAGCTGCAAGAGTCGCTGTTGGAACAAGCCAAAGCGAATACGGAGACCATTTTGCCGGGCTATACGCATTTGCAGCGGGCACAGCCGATTTTGTTCGCGCATCATTTGCTCGCTTATACGAGCATGTTCCAGCGCGATATCGAGCGCCTGCAGGACAGCTACAAACGCGTGGATGCGCTGCCGCTCGGAGCGGGAGCGTTGGCCGGCACGACGTTTCCGATCGACCGCCACTTTGTCGCGGAACAACTCGGATTTGCGCGGATTTACGACAACAGCCTGGACGCGGTCAGCGATCGCGACTTTATCGTAGAATTTTTGGCGAACGCGTCGCTCATCATGATGCATTTGTCGCGGTTGTGCGAAGAATTGGTGATGTGGTCCAGCACCGAGTTCGGGTTCATCGAGTTGGACGATGCGTTTTGCACGGGCAGCAGCATTATGCCGCAGAAGAAAAATCCCGACGTGGCCGAGCTTGTGCGGGGCAAAACGGGCCGCGTTTACGGCCATTTGGTCGGCATGCTGACAGTGCTCAAAGCGCTGCCGCTCGCCTACAACAAGGACATGCAGGAAGACAAGGAAGGCATGCTTGACACGGTGAAGACGCTGCAGGGCGCGCTGCAGCTGATGGCGCCGATGATTGCGACCATGAAGGTGCAGCGTACGCGGATGCGCCAGGCGGTGAACAGCGACTTTTCCAACGCGACGGATATTGCCGACTACCTGGCGGCGAAGGGCATGCCGTTCCGCCAGGCGCACGAAGTGATCGGCAAGCTGGTGCTGTATTGCATCGAAAGCGGCAGGGTGCTGCTGGATTTGTCGCTGGATGAATATACGAAATTCTCCCCGCTGTTCGCGGACGATATATACGAGGTGCTTCAGCCGGAGCATGTGGTGAACGCCCGCGACGTATACGGCGGCACCGCAGCCGGGCAGGTGCAGAGCGCGATCGCCCGCGTGGAAGCGGCGATCGGTGTGACGCAGCAATGGGTCGACCAACATTTGCAAAAAGTTAGATAAACGTAAATATTGTGATATGCGGGCCGACTGGCCTTTTTGACCGGCTGCTTTTTGAATTATCAATTCGTTTTTGTGCCGGCCTTTTCCGCAAATGATGCGGCATCACATGAACACGCGACGAAGAACGTCCTGTTTCCGTTTTAACGAATGGATCAGGGCGTTTTTATATTTTTTTAGGAGTTGATTAATATGGATTATGCCAAGGCACATGCCGAATTTATCGGGCGCCACGCCGCGAACAGAACCGGTGAGCGCCGCAACCGGCTGGAACGGGGGCACAGTCATGCGGAACAATTATTTCTTAAAAATGTTTGGTGGCCATTGCGCGGGGATTTTCAGGATTTGCACCCGGAATACGAGGTGCTGGATTGGCGGGGAAGATCTTACTTTGCCGATCTGGCCTGGTTGCCGGGTCATGTCAAACTGTTAATCGAAATCAAGGGGTATTCGTCGCACGTGCGGGATATGGATCGGCAGAAATTTTGCAACGAGTTGAACCGTGAGACTTTTCTGTATGCGATGGGTTACCATGTGATCTCCTTCGCCTATGACGATGTAGAGCAA
The Bacilli bacterium genome window above contains:
- the argH gene encoding argininosuccinate lyase, yielding MSKLWGGRFTKKTDQLVEAYTASILFDKELAEEDIAGSLAHVAMLGKCGILPEEDVEKIKDGLHKVMAKIRHGEMEYSIADEDIHMNIEKTLIDEIGPVGGKLHTARSRNDQVATDMHLYLRSRVVELVDLLAKLQESLLEQAKANTETILPGYTHLQRAQPILFAHHLLAYTSMFQRDIERLQDSYKRVDALPLGAGALAGTTFPIDRHFVAEQLGFARIYDNSLDAVSDRDFIVEFLANASLIMMHLSRLCEELVMWSSTEFGFIELDDAFCTGSSIMPQKKNPDVAELVRGKTGRVYGHLVGMLTVLKALPLAYNKDMQEDKEGMLDTVKTLQGALQLMAPMIATMKVQRTRMRQAVNSDFSNATDIADYLAAKGMPFRQAHEVIGKLVLYCIESGRVLLDLSLDEYTKFSPLFADDIYEVLQPEHVVNARDVYGGTAAGQVQSAIARVEAAIGVTQQWVDQHLQKVR